One genomic segment of Flavobacteriaceae bacterium includes these proteins:
- a CDS encoding RagB/SusD family nutrient uptake outer membrane protein has product MKLIKFLTLLSIAMLITSCEKTFLSPELNTGINADNYFTNDAEIETGILNIYDGIQGVNALKFTSTNLNHAVQVEFYVTEMRSDNTRTKASEGEAAQFEQFNIQATNGIVADYYRSYYNVIFRANLVLENLGAASSGSAARYEAEARFLRGYAYFNLVRLFGDIPLINKVIDPLDKVTAFTRVSTTEIYNLIVSDLENAVANLTDGGPKDRASRAAAQGLLAKVFLTLGRYGEAQTLCEDIMNPARGFTLQSDFRNIFYNEGNSEVIFAIGFVAGSNDDSQNFSAEWLNAVGRTSGVNYVTADARASLDANGGTRTQYSYRQDQSQITQYQVVKYLPDGDTTLGIPVTSPDPTSAGNDWIVLRYADVILMHVEAILAGGVSTTSSNALVSFQMIRNRAGLTTPVTSITKEELLEERRVELAFENQRLFDLIRFGVAQDVLSAFSTANGYGFTSTDLLLPIPQSEIGLSNGLLTQNPGY; this is encoded by the coding sequence ATGAAACTAATAAAATTTTTAACATTACTATCAATAGCAATGCTAATTACATCATGTGAAAAGACCTTCTTATCTCCCGAATTAAATACAGGGATTAATGCAGATAATTATTTTACCAATGATGCCGAAATAGAAACCGGAATCTTAAATATTTATGATGGAATACAAGGTGTAAATGCACTAAAATTTACAAGTACTAATTTAAATCATGCCGTACAAGTAGAATTTTACGTAACAGAAATGCGTAGTGATAATACCAGAACTAAAGCAAGTGAAGGTGAAGCAGCTCAATTTGAACAGTTTAATATTCAGGCAACCAATGGTATTGTTGCTGACTATTACAGAAGTTACTACAACGTAATTTTTAGAGCCAATCTTGTTTTAGAAAACCTGGGAGCAGCTTCATCCGGTAGTGCTGCCAGATATGAAGCGGAAGCCAGATTTTTAAGAGGATACGCCTATTTTAATTTAGTAAGATTATTCGGAGATATTCCATTAATCAACAAAGTGATTGACCCATTAGATAAAGTAACGGCATTCACCAGAGTCTCAACCACCGAAATTTATAATCTGATTGTAAGCGATCTCGAAAATGCAGTTGCTAATTTAACAGATGGCGGGCCAAAAGACCGGGCAAGCAGAGCTGCAGCACAAGGCCTTTTAGCAAAAGTATTCTTAACTTTGGGAAGATACGGAGAAGCACAAACACTTTGTGAGGATATCATGAATCCGGCCAGAGGGTTTACTTTGCAAAGCGACTTCAGGAATATTTTTTATAATGAAGGAAATAGCGAGGTGATATTTGCAATTGGTTTTGTTGCAGGCTCAAACGATGATAGTCAAAATTTTTCTGCGGAATGGCTAAATGCCGTAGGGAGGACAAGCGGTGTTAATTATGTAACTGCAGACGCCAGAGCTTCACTGGATGCCAACGGAGGTACCAGAACACAATACTCCTACAGACAAGATCAAAGCCAGATAACCCAGTACCAAGTAGTAAAATATTTACCTGATGGCGATACCACTTTGGGGATACCTGTTACTTCTCCTGACCCTACTTCTGCAGGGAATGATTGGATTGTATTACGTTATGCAGATGTTATCCTGATGCATGTTGAAGCTATTTTGGCGGGCGGAGTTTCCACAACCAGTTCAAATGCCTTGGTGTCATTTCAAATGATTCGAAACAGAGCAGGTTTAACCACCCCGGTAACGAGTATTACAAAAGAAGAACTGTTGGAAGAAAGAAGAGTAGAATTAGCTTTTGAAAATCAACGATTATTTGATCTGATAAGATTTGGTGTTGCCCAAGATGTTTTAAGTGCATTTTCAACAGCAAACGGATATGGATTTACGTCAACTGACCTTTTGTTACCTATTCCACAATCAGAAATAGGGTTAAGCAATGGTCTTTTAACTCAAAACCCCGGTTATTAA
- a CDS encoding PKD domain-containing protein codes for MEQAIKNINNRISKIAISLLTLAVTTLYIACEDNTLPEVGSIPDLTPPTANFSATQGSGAGDAWKVYTFANLSTSVTDYSWNFGDGNTSTAVEPTNTFPGEGTYTVTLTASDKLGVTNTHSQAIEVVEPQAPVIIVPPILEASFEDGTLDGGTGDGRDSWRNSSMGGVIQITSSPVHEGSQASKYPSAGDRIAYQELGVSPNSDYILTYWYTIKTSPVGSITVSVLAGGGFTNVADIPAATIASFEGTDQSSANTYVKVDLPFNSGANSTVSIFVTNQGAEARLDSFSIVSN; via the coding sequence ATGGAACAAGCAATTAAAAATATAAACAATAGAATTTCTAAAATAGCAATTTCGTTATTAACATTAGCTGTTACAACGTTATATATTGCGTGCGAAGATAATACATTACCCGAAGTAGGATCCATACCTGATTTAACACCTCCGACAGCAAATTTTTCAGCTACGCAGGGATCAGGAGCAGGTGATGCGTGGAAAGTATATACGTTTGCGAATTTATCAACAAGTGTCACAGACTATTCCTGGAATTTCGGAGACGGAAATACCTCAACAGCAGTAGAACCTACAAATACGTTTCCCGGAGAAGGAACTTATACGGTAACACTTACTGCCAGTGATAAATTGGGAGTGACAAACACACATTCTCAAGCTATAGAAGTTGTCGAACCACAAGCCCCGGTAATCATAGTACCTCCCATATTAGAAGCAAGTTTTGAAGATGGCACCCTGGATGGCGGTACAGGAGACGGTAGAGATTCTTGGAGAAATTCTAGTATGGGAGGAGTTATTCAAATTACTAGCAGTCCGGTACATGAAGGCTCTCAAGCTTCTAAATACCCATCTGCAGGCGACCGAATTGCATACCAGGAACTGGGAGTTTCTCCTAATTCGGATTATATACTTACGTATTGGTATACGATTAAAACTTCTCCAGTAGGATCTATTACAGTATCTGTTTTAGCCGGCGGAGGATTTACAAATGTGGCAGATATACCGGCTGCTACAATTGCTTCTTTTGAAGGAACAGACCAATCAAGCGCCAATACTTATGTAAAGGTTGATTTACCATTTAATTCGGGAGCCAATTCTACAGTATCTATTTTTGTCACTAATCAAGGTGCCGAAGCCAGACTGGATTCATTTTCTATAGTATCAAACTAA